ATAAATTTTTGGAGGACAAAAGCCTATCTAATCGATAATCAATCCAATTACGGCTTTAAACCTTATGATAAAGTAATAATAGCTATTCTAATGAAATTACATAGAAATTTGGTTTTTGCCGTAATCGACGCCTTAAACCTAATATTTAACGAAAATGAATACGCCGACAAGGTGGTTCAAAAAGTACTTAAATTTGACAAGCGGTGGGGAGCACGTGACCGTGGATTTATTGCGGAAACCACCTATGAAATGGTACGCTATAAAAGATTATATGCTGAAATCGCTGAAGTAAAAGCGCCATTTAGCAGATCAGATTTATTTCGTATGTGGGCCGTTTGGGCAATCTTAAAGGGAATTAAATTACCCGATTGGAAACAAATCGAACCAACTCCAGAAAGACGAATCAAAGGTAAATTCGATGAACTTTCTCAAATAAGAAAATTTAGAGAAGCTATCCCTGATTGGATTGACGATTTAGGTGAAAAAGCATTAGGTGATAAATTATGGACGGAAGAATTAGCTAAGCTTAACGAACCTGCCGAAGTAATTCTAAGAACAAATACTTTACGAACTACTAAAGAGGAATTACGTAAAGCTTTATTAGATGAAAATATTGTCGCAGAACCTATTAAAGGTTACCCGTCAGCTTTAAAATTAGTGGAAAGAGCAAATGTTTTTGTAACACAAGCTTTCAAAAATGGCATGTTCGAAGTGCAAGATGCCTCGTCCCAACTAGTTGCTGAATTTTTGGATATTGAACCAGGGCAACGAGTTGTTGATACATGTGCTGGTGCTGGCGGAAAATCATTGCACTTAGCGGCTTTAATGGAAAATAAAGGGCAATTGATTTCAATGGATATTTACGGAAGTAAATTAAAAGAATTGAAAAGACGCGCTAGACGTAATGGTGCTCATAATATTGAGGTTCGGGAAATAGATTCTACCAAAGTTTACAAAAAGCTTTATGGAAGTGCAGATAGAGTACTAATCGATGCACCTTGCACAGGATTAGGAGTTTTGAGAAGAAACCCCGATTCTAAATGGAAAATGCAGCCAGAATTTCTTGCCAAAATTATAAAAACACAACACGAAATCATTAGAAACTACAGTAAAATAGTGAAACCGGGTGGAAAAATGGTTTATGCTACATGCTCTATTTTACCTGAAGAAAATAGTCACCAAGTTCAATCATTTTTAAAATCCGAAGAAGGAAAAGACTTTACGCTGATAAAAGACAAAAAAATATACGCTTCTAAAAGCGGCTATGACGGATTCTATATGGCTTTGCTAGAGAAGAAAATCTAATTACTGCTTTATTACAAATTAAAAAGCCTTTTGACACATTTGTGTCGAAAGGCTTTTTCAATGGATAGTACTCAGTAACTTACTCTTTCAAAGTTGGATATTCAATTCCCAATTGTTCCAAATACGTATCATATTTAGTTTCATCATAATAGAATTTCTCTAGTGCTGGTCTAAACTGATCCTGTTTGTCCTTATTCAAGTAAATTGGTGGCATATCGCTTTCAGAAATCATAGGTTGGTATTTGGTTTCTTTTTGCTGCTCATTATTAAAATAATCCCACGCACCCTTCATTAGATCTGGCTTTAATAAAAAGTCAATTATAGTCATCGCCTCTACCTTCGCCCCTGCAACCACGCCCTTATGCGCAATTGGTGTTGCCATGGCAATTGCATTACTCCAATGGTGCCCTTGTAATCCTGGTATGTTTGATGGGTAGCTCAACGTTACTGTAGGCACTTTCCAAGAAATATCTCCTATATCATCGGAACCACCACTAATTGGCTCGAGAACAGGAAGTCCTAATTCGTCTAATTTCATAGATAATCCTTCTATTTTTTCCGAATTTACTTCAGTCTGAACTGCTTTTGCCAATTGCTGATCAGCGTCTGACCATTTTGGCAATCCTACATACTGAATATTTGAATACATAGTCTCTGCAATTACCTTATTGTAATGTCGTGGCCATGCCGTACCTAAAACTTTTGAGGTCATTGTAGTACCTGTCATTAATGCTGCACCTTTGGCCATATCATTGGCCATGGCATACATTTCCATAATTCCCTCATATTTAATATCTCTAAAATAAAACCATATCGCAGCTTTTGATGGTACTACATTTGGTTGATCACCAGCATCCGTAAAAATGGAATGCGAACGTTTTAGAGGATGCAGGTGCTCCCTTTTATAATTCCAAGCAATATTCATTAACTCCGCTGCATCTAAAGCACTTTTACCTCTCCATGGGGAACCAGCGGAATGTGCAGCTTCGCCGTCAAAAGAATATTCTACCGATATTAATCCTGTACCTCTTGTAGGACCGTAAGACACACCAAGGTTGTTACCAACATGGGTAAAAATGCACATATCAATATCATCAAAACGACCATCTCGCACATACCATGCTTTAGCAGCCACAAGCTCTTCTGCTATGCCTGGCCATACCAATAATGTACCGCCAATATTCTCACGTTCCATAATCTTTTTAACCGCTAATGCGGATGAAATATTCATTGGAATACCCGAATTATGACCTTCACCATGCCCAGGAGCTCCTTCTACAATTGGTTTGTGATAAGCCACACCTGGATATTGAGATGCTTTTGGAATACAATCTACATCGCTACCTAAGGCAATTGTAGGTCCTTCGCCATTGCTCCAGGTTGCAAACCAAGCGGTAGGAATTCCCGAGATGGAGTTTTCTATCTCAAATCCGTTTTCAGCAAGAATTCCGGTCAAATACTTCGAAGATTCCACTTCTTGAAAACCTAATTCTGAAAAGCTAAAAATTTTGTCGACCATTACCTGAGATTGCTTCTTGTTCTCTTCAACAATAGCGGCGACTTCCGTTTTTAATAGTTCAATTTGTTTGTTAGATCTTTTCTTTTGCGCATAAATGCCACTTAAGGTGAATAAACAGCATGCGACTGCTAATAGCGTAGTTCTTTGTTTCATATTGGTTTTTGAATTAGTTGCTAAAAGTTACATAAATTGATGATTACATGTACATAAACAATCATTTTTTATCTAATTCAAAATCAGAGTACACTATTTTAAGGTAATAGAATTTTAAATGGCATTAAAATCCAAATTTAAAAACATAAGGGTTATTTCAATAATATTAGAAAAGCGGCAATTGTTGATTTTTTGGAGCTTCTGGCATTACTGGTGCTTCTACTTTTTCTTCCAATTGTTTTTGACCCCAGCTGGTCATCGCCTTCACTACCGGAAGCAATGATTTACCTAGTGGAGTCAACGTATATTCTACTCGTGGTGGAATTTCACCATATAAAGTACGGTCCAAGATTCCAGATTTTTCCAAAGACTTTAATTGTTTGCTTAACATTTGGCGATTTATACCTTCAATTTCCGTGAAAAGCTTATTAAATCGATTGGTACCTTTACTAATATGATACAAAATTATTGGTTGCCACTTACCGCCTATCATATCCATACAATATTCAAGTGCCTCTGTATCCTTATTTTGCTTCGCCATGCTATTCTAATTTTTTAAACAACTAAATTTAGCTGTTTATTTTGAATTCAATTCAAGTCCAATAAACATACTATTATTATAGTTTGTTATTAAAATCCAATTTCCAGACTTTAAGATAATGCTATGTTAGTACTTTTGAGCCTGATGCTAAAGGTAAAACAAAGTCTTATTAATTTCATTAACAATTGCTGTTTAAAAGTGTTTCAGATTACCGTAAATAGTAAGTAGTAAAGCCTTAATTTTGTATTTCAAAAATAAATACCAGATACACTACAATGATTCACTTTTTTGGGGAACCTAGCAAAAAGGTTTTTGCGGTACAGACCGCTAAGGAGCTTTCATCTAAAGATACGAGTAAACTTATATGGTTGTTCGGCAACCAACCTAAAATAAATGCGGCGTCTCTTGACGCC
The genomic region above belongs to Maribacter hydrothermalis and contains:
- a CDS encoding RsmB/NOP family class I SAM-dependent RNA methyltransferase — protein: MKLHRNLVFAVIDALNLIFNENEYADKVVQKVLKFDKRWGARDRGFIAETTYEMVRYKRLYAEIAEVKAPFSRSDLFRMWAVWAILKGIKLPDWKQIEPTPERRIKGKFDELSQIRKFREAIPDWIDDLGEKALGDKLWTEELAKLNEPAEVILRTNTLRTTKEELRKALLDENIVAEPIKGYPSALKLVERANVFVTQAFKNGMFEVQDASSQLVAEFLDIEPGQRVVDTCAGAGGKSLHLAALMENKGQLISMDIYGSKLKELKRRARRNGAHNIEVREIDSTKVYKKLYGSADRVLIDAPCTGLGVLRRNPDSKWKMQPEFLAKIIKTQHEIIRNYSKIVKPGGKMVYATCSILPEENSHQVQSFLKSEEGKDFTLIKDKKIYASKSGYDGFYMALLEKKI
- a CDS encoding zinc-binding metallopeptidase family protein; translated protein: MKQRTTLLAVACCLFTLSGIYAQKKRSNKQIELLKTEVAAIVEENKKQSQVMVDKIFSFSELGFQEVESSKYLTGILAENGFEIENSISGIPTAWFATWSNGEGPTIALGSDVDCIPKASQYPGVAYHKPIVEGAPGHGEGHNSGIPMNISSALAVKKIMERENIGGTLLVWPGIAEELVAAKAWYVRDGRFDDIDMCIFTHVGNNLGVSYGPTRGTGLISVEYSFDGEAAHSAGSPWRGKSALDAAELMNIAWNYKREHLHPLKRSHSIFTDAGDQPNVVPSKAAIWFYFRDIKYEGIMEMYAMANDMAKGAALMTGTTMTSKVLGTAWPRHYNKVIAETMYSNIQYVGLPKWSDADQQLAKAVQTEVNSEKIEGLSMKLDELGLPVLEPISGGSDDIGDISWKVPTVTLSYPSNIPGLQGHHWSNAIAMATPIAHKGVVAGAKVEAMTIIDFLLKPDLMKGAWDYFNNEQQKETKYQPMISESDMPPIYLNKDKQDQFRPALEKFYYDETKYDTYLEQLGIEYPTLKE
- a CDS encoding winged helix-turn-helix transcriptional regulator encodes the protein MAKQNKDTEALEYCMDMIGGKWQPIILYHISKGTNRFNKLFTEIEGINRQMLSKQLKSLEKSGILDRTLYGEIPPRVEYTLTPLGKSLLPVVKAMTSWGQKQLEEKVEAPVMPEAPKNQQLPLF